A window of the Deltaproteobacteria bacterium genome harbors these coding sequences:
- a CDS encoding DUF4143 domain-containing protein — MPVGSFIPAFVKRPKRRVVQAPKFYFKDVGVVNFCARRGTIESKSELFGKAFENWIYHEISTHSQYSQSFYPISYW, encoded by the coding sequence GTGCCTGTGGGCAGCTTCATTCCAGCATTTGTTAAACGCCCCAAACGTCGCGTTGTTCAAGCGCCAAAGTTTTATTTTAAAGATGTCGGTGTGGTTAATTTTTGCGCACGTCGCGGCACAATTGAATCAAAATCAGAACTCTTTGGCAAAGCTTTTGAAAATTGGATATATCATGAAATATCAACCCATAGCCAATACTCACAAAGTTTTTATCCAATATCTTATTGGTGA
- a CDS encoding PIN domain-containing protein yields the protein MFAIDTNIFIYAHFEAYPQHKKARQFCQQELLNGGDWCIGWQVFYEYLHITTHPRIHQRPLTLKAAIADLRPYLESEQCHILTQTPAHLQILEAIATDSAMISGNLVHDCHYATLLREHNIKRIYTADNDFKRFVFLEVIDPTI from the coding sequence ATGTTTGCGATTGACACTAATATATTTATCTATGCCCATTTTGAAGCATATCCCCAACATAAAAAGGCGCGGCAATTCTGCCAACAAGAACTATTAAATGGTGGTGATTGGTGTATCGGGTGGCAAGTATTCTATGAGTATCTACACATCACTACACATCCGCGTATTCATCAACGACCATTAACTCTAAAAGCAGCAATTGCAGATTTACGGCCATATTTAGAAAGCGAGCAGTGTCACATACTTACGCAAACTCCGGCTCATCTGCAAATTCTTGAAGCAATAGCTACTGATTCGGCAATGATATCAGGAAATTTAGTGCATGATTGTCATTATGCAACGCTGCTGCGTGAGCATAATATCAAACGTATTTATACTGCAGATAATGATTTCAAACGCTTTGTTTTCTTAGAAGTTATTGACCCAACTATTTAA